Below is a genomic region from Raphanus sativus cultivar WK10039 chromosome 4, ASM80110v3, whole genome shotgun sequence.
aaaaaaaaaaaaaaaaattatcgtaGACATAATATGTAGAGTATTGTAGTACGTCTCTTAATTAGAATAAATTATATGAACAAGCTTAAAATTAAGCATATGATTGAGCAGAGTATGCATGCATGTGTGTAGTTTATGATGGGTTGAAAGGGTAACGTGAAAAGTATACCTAACTAATTAAGgtaggttttgttttttttgagcaactaaGGTAggtttcgtgacaaaaaaaaagagcaacTTATAAGGTAggtttacatatataattattatgaaGTAGTAGCCATGATGGAAAAGTTTAGTGGTCGAAATCGATCGCTTGTGAGCAGGTTGTGTGTATACAGAGCTCAACGTGCCTGCACATGTTCTCTTATATTATCCTCCCTATTCGTCTGGGCCATccaaagtattttaaatttttcatttggTAATACTGTGTATAATAGTAGTTCTAACTAGAAAATAGTACGTGTGTCATCTAAATGAAGATACAAAAATCAATAGAAGATGATACCAATCTAATCTACGTTGAATGGTATGTTTTCCAATAAATTGTCTGCAAATAACGATCTAGAAAATGATTTATACAAGGttgaaagtaaaaataaaaatcattgaAGATTTTCcgattagaagaagaaaaagaaaaagaaaaagaaaaaacgttTATTTTCTTTAGACCAACGTTGAATTTGAGTGAAAGCATTTTATTTGGTGGGCCAAATGTGAAATTACATTTGGGTGTAAGGCCCATTAAAAAGAGTGAGATGTGTGATCCATGGACCGTAGAGCAgctaaattgttattttaaagaAACTTAAGTGCGTCTCAGGAACCAGAGTGTTACGCGTAACTTCAAACGCTGTCGTTTTGGTCAGTATTACTAAACCGAACCACATCATAGGACGGGACATCACCTCCAATGCCTAATCTCCTCCTCAATCAATCTCCTATGCACCATAAAATATCCTATACCCATCAACCATTAATGAATATGCGAAAAGACCAAAAGGACATCCCATATTTTAATTGGAACCCAAAATTTGATCCCATTTCCCAAACCAAAATCGGCATCCAACATAACTCGGGTTTGGTCGGATCTGAATTGGATTGGTCTGTAAAAAAAATGGGTTGAGAAATTAAAAGTGGTTCTTATGTTTGTTGGTTTGgtctaaaaaaaagaaaaaagtgattCCCTCCCCCCGTAGCAGCTCCCTAGCAGCTCCTCTTGCAGCTCCTCCtccactcctctctctctcagcttCTCGAACGCTGCCGTCTGTTGCCGTCGGGGCGGATAAAGTTGCAGCCGGTAAGTTATGCTCTGTCCTAGCATTATTTCGGAAGTAGGTTTTGGGGGTTTTAATAGATTTGTAATTGTGACAAGTTTTGTTTAATTTCGGGGTAAATTGGTATATAATGAATTTCGGTAGGTGAATTGGAGTTGAGGGATAGGGATAAACCCTAGATTATTCAATTGTTCTTGATAAATTGTAGTAAAACTGAATAACTGGGTACAACTGGTAGAATTAGGAAAACAGGGAAAATTCGAATAACTGGTAAAACTGTAGCAGGATAATAGTAGGGGAAATTGTAGtgagtttcttttgtttgttcctTTTGGCAGGACACAATGAGCAATCACGTCAGAGATATACCTGGTAGTCCGAAAGAGAGCTACAAGATGTTGTATAGTTATTTGTACATGTTAGAGCAAGTGAATCCGGGGACAAAAACCTGTTTGAAATTGGATGATATAAGTAAATTTGAGTACCTTTTCATAGCTTTGGGAGCTTGCATTGAAGGGTTTGCAGTTATGAGGAAGGTGATAGCTGTGGAGGGGATACGTCTGAAGAACGGTGGTGTTTTAGTTTTCGCGAAAGCTCAGGATCCTAATGGTCAGAGGTATCCACTTGCGTTTGCAGTAGTAGATGGTGAGAATCTTGCTAGTTGGACTTGGTTTTTCGAGATGCTTAAAAGTGTTATACCAGACTCTTCTGAACTGGTTTTCATTAGTACAAGAAATCAGAGCTTGATCTTCGCCATAGGAAACGTGTTTCCACAGGCTCACCATGGTCATTGTTTATGGCATTTGAAGGAAAAGGTGAAATTGCATGCTTGTAACGTCAACAAGAATATAGTCGGGCAAAAACTTATGGAGTTGGGCAGATATTACACGGTTGATGACTTCAATTCTGCTTACGACTCATTTAAGATAAGATGTCCTGCTGCGTACAAGTATGTGGAGGAATGTGGTATTGAAAAGGACAAATGGGCAAGGGTTTTTTTCCCACGTGATAGGTACAACTTGGATACAAGCAACACTCTGGGATCAATGAAGAACGTGTTTAAAGAGGCAACGAGGTGGGCCTTAATACCAATGCTGGATTGTATCATTAGGAAATTCTCTGATTGGTTCACTCAACGGAAGGATGTTGTTTCTAGATCAATGAATACAAGACTGGTGCCTCGGGTTGAGAACTACTTGCACGATCTATGGGCTGTTGCACATAAGCTACCTGTGCGGGAACTTGATAGTTACGAGCTTAAGTACGAGATCACTGACGCTGCAGGAAAGGTGTTTTGGGCGACCTTGGTTGGAAAAACTTGTACTTGCAAGGTGTGGGACTATGAAAAGTTCCCTTGTCTGCATGGACTGGCAGCTTATATCTATTTCGCTAGGAATGTTGATGGCAGGCGCCTTGATATCCATGAGTTGTGCTCAAAATACTACTGGACGGAAATGTGGCATTTGGCGTATTCCAGAACACTTAATGTTGTGCCCGACATGGCTTCTTGGAATGTACCAGATCAGATCAAGGAG
It encodes:
- the LOC130511374 gene encoding uncharacterized protein LOC130511374; protein product: MSNHVRDIPGSPKESYKMLYSYLYMLEQVNPGTKTCLKLDDISKFEYLFIALGACIEGFAVMRKVIAVEGIRLKNGGVLVFAKAQDPNGQRYPLAFAVVDGENLASWTWFFEMLKSVIPDSSELVFISTRNQSLIFAIGNVFPQAHHGHCLWHLKEKVKLHACNVNKNIVGQKLMELGRYYTVDDFNSAYDSFKIRCPAAYKYVEECGIEKDKWARVFFPRDRYNLDTSNTLGSMKNVFKEATRWALIPMLDCIIRKFSDWFTQRKDVVSRSMNTRLVPRVENYLHDLWAVAHKLPVRELDSYELKYEITDAAGKVFWATLVGKTCTCKVWDYEKFPCLHGLAAYIYFARNVDGRRLDIHELCSKYYWTEMWHLAYSRTLNVVPDMASWNVPDQIKEVKIIPPDRIKRQGRKRLGNECKYFSWFDEEDGTEWQRRALLQTRDEIREKNKVIEQLQKIISEMKSHLEKKKTGKGGNDENEEDDIVRKFEELYA